One segment of Brassica napus cultivar Da-Ae chromosome C3, Da-Ae, whole genome shotgun sequence DNA contains the following:
- the LOC111203066 gene encoding protein ANTAGONIST OF LIKE HETEROCHROMATIN PROTEIN 1-like: MVGQDLTVRALAERYQHSTDTVNRKIDEVLSSILKLAADIVKPARNEFETASPFLVDNPVYWPYFRNCIGALDGTHIHVLPPSGNVEAFRGRKAEATMNVLAICNFSMRFIYAYVGVSGRAHDTKVLTYCATEEASFPLPPAGNYYLVDSGYPTRYGYLGPHRRTRYHIDQFSRGGPPSNSRELFNRKHSGLRAIIERTFGVWKAKWRILDRKHPKYELKKCVTIVTATMALHNYSRDSHHEDSEFSHWEAMESYEQYDEHVQYIPAGDRVMERTRDSITLEMARGTRLPH, translated from the coding sequence ATGGTTGGACAAGACTTAACTGTACGGGCTCTAGCAGAGCGTTATCAACATTCAACTGACACCGTCAATAGGAAGATTGATGAGGTACTGAGCTCTATCTTGAAACTTGCAGCAGATATTGTGAAGCCGGCAAGGAATGAGTTTGAAACTGCTAGTCCTTTTCTAGTTGATAATCCAGTGTATTGGCCTTACTTTAGAAACTGCATAGGTGCTTTAGATGGCACTCATATTCATGTTCTTCCACCATCTGGAAATGTTGAGGCATTTAGAGGTAGAAAAGCTGAAGCAACCATGAATGTGTTAGCCATCTGCAATTTCAGCATGCGATTCATATACGCTTATGTTGGAGTTTCTGGGAGAGCACATGACACTAAGGTGCTAACATACTGCGCTACTGAAGAAGCTTCTTTTCCTCTCCCACCAGCTGGAAATTACTATTTGGTCGATTCAGGTTACCCAACCAGATATGGCTACTTAGGTCCTCATCGCAGAACTAGATACCATATAGATCAGTTTAGTAGAGGAGGTCCACCGTCAAACAGTAGGGAGTTGTTTAACCGCAAACATTCTGGCTTGAGAGCGATCATTGAGAGGACTTTTGGTGTGTGGAAAGCTAAATGGAGGATTCTAGACAGAAAACACCCCAAGTATGAGCTGAAGAAATGTGTTACGATTGTGACAGCAACAATGGCTCTCCATAACTACAGTCGAGATTCACATCATGAAGATTCCGAGTTTTCACATTGGGAGGCAATGGAATCATATGAACAATATGATGAGCATGTTCAATACATACCAGCAGGTGATAGAGTTATGGAGCGTACGCGTGACTCTATTACTCTAGAGATGGCAAGAGGAACTAGACTTCCACATTAG